A window of the Salvelinus fontinalis isolate EN_2023a chromosome 26, ASM2944872v1, whole genome shotgun sequence genome harbors these coding sequences:
- the LOC129824117 gene encoding uncharacterized protein LOC129824117, with amino-acid sequence MAYPHRVVNIPTGFKDLLEGVSKAVVKYQPESIPAFAAVFFNALLIFRDEKPGMPIHELMKEFRATKGSHFYRKQNKAVKPQVQPQVTVQSPERSPHPKPIPEWEAGPLLMEARCEDVRELFSFISSEQPCSSPDIQAMDAMAGASTDGGQNECGLQVSATTITLSPGPIPADIAQGLALYRRKIDLESSPRDSPPLGASANNSCARVRSALFERVSFSEISKELDAVLIRTGVLPSESLIIVQTEHVPEMIVFQAHPLLAENAAVAPPPCDVPVRSKCSCASMLGALEDVVAPLEVAGTSQPSYPILASVCEIAAPVVERPTAKVAEPEESPALGDKVVPLEVHSAQVEPQEMTPSRPSIPVGTLELPVSAPAVSDSPAVSDSPAVSDSPAVSDSPAVSDSPAVSDSPAVSDSPAVSDSPAVSDSPAMAVQEVQISVTDRHLSVILHSLSGATSPSETAEDVMLVPMVVSPPESVKKAARESSDLLCPLPVATLETESVSVICPPPSPVTVEIQPSILASPLTAATVETESSNRICPSVVSVETELANMRSSSAAKTVEADSSVVTCPHTAVTDDFVASVSVCLPVVALEETGIPSVQLPAPAIALTEETQCQSASPCLPTLTAAGESRTPFLVYLPLPAPELAKTPGLLCQLGLGPEEAKSFPFLCLPISDIPRTPSLVTASLAPAQTAAVAPAAAPDLPRTNLPGVTDIPRTLSYVAAGAQELPRLQSYTANTAEVQEPPRTPSYLANTPGVQEIPHNPSYLKNSAVFQDMCFMCPSVTASNLSRNNSFVHSPAAMAPQQPIRGPCMMSLYPQGGPVMGHCTHSPGQCSASLQQQAGMAPLNHGQQTNTNFMPICSQGPSLCSCLSRTGSHWRLCHLTRPESQGRVSSMICPYQNSQTMMHCNSLDHMANIPMYQDCGHYSSSCHLLPPCSQSSHSSLHTHHVAEPHCSAHNLGTSFVQPQTCSSDPLFHFPQQYHLLATPSQERQQALCPLQCPLLQQRHSSLLFCGHQGELSRRGSSSCVPATNQRQNQGGMEQKNNIPSCVSLHNKRLDTSSNNNQGCVMNCNPQGN; translated from the exons ATGGCTTATCCACATAGAGTGGTGAATATTCCCACGGGATTCAAGGACTTGCTTGAGGGAGTGAGCAAGGCTGTGGTGAAGTATCAACCGGAGAGTATTCCCGCCTTCGCAGCGGTCTTCTTCAATGCGCTTCTTATCTTCAGAGACG AGAAGCCAGGCATGCCTATCCATGAGCTTATGAAAGAATTCAGGGCTACAAAAGGCTCTCATT TCTACAGGAAGCAGAATAAAGCTGTAAAACCACAAGTACAGCCGCAGGTCACTGTCCAAAGTCCTGAAAGGTCCCCCCATCCCAAGCCAATCCCGGAGTGGGAGGCAGGCCCGTTGCTAATGGAAGCTAGATGTGAGGATGTCAGGGAGCTTTTCTCCTTCATCTCTAGTGAACAGCCCTGCAGCAGCCCAGACATCCAGGCTATGGATGCAATGGCAGGAGCTTCTACTGATGGTGGCCAGAATGAGTGTGGCCTGCAGGTCTCTGCCACCACCATCACACTGTCCCCAGGGCCCATCCCAGCAGACATTGCCCAGGGCCTGGCCCTGTACCGGCGCAAGATTGACCTAGAGTCGTCCCCCCGGGACTCTCCTCCACTCGGGGCTTCCGCCAACAACTCCTGTGCGCGTGTCCGTTCGGCCCTCTTCGAGCGGGTCTCCTTCAGCGAGATCAGCAAGGAGTTGGATGCGGTGCTGATCCGGACTGGCGTGCTCCCATCAGAGTCCCTGATCATCGTGCAGACAGAGCATGTACCCGAGATGATTGTGTTCCAGGCTCATCCCCTATTGGCTGAGAACGCAGCAGTGGCTCCGCCTCCGTGTGACGTCCCTGTCAGGTCTAAGTGCAGCTGTGCCTCGATGTTGGGCGCCCTCGAAGACGTGGTGGCACCATTGGAGGTGGCCGGTACATCTCAGCCTAGCTATCCCATCTTAGCATCCGTCTGTGAGATAGCAGCTCCCGTGGTGGAGAGACCAACTGCCAAGGTCGCTGAGCCTGAGGAGTCTCCAGCCCTTGGAGACAAGGTTGTACCCCTTGAGGTCCACTCTGCACAAGTCGAACCCCAGGAGATGACACCCTCAAGGCCCTCCATCCCAGTTGGAACACTGGAGCTCCCTGTTTCAGCCCCTGCTGTGTCTGACTCCCCTGCTGTGTCTGACTCCCCTGCTGTGTCTGACTCCCCTGCTGTGTCTGACTCCCCTGCTGTGTCTGACTCCCCTGCTGTGTCTGACTCCCCTGCTGTGTCTGACTCCCCTGCTGTGTCTGACTCCCCTGCTGTGTCTGACTCCCCTGCTATGGCTGTCCAAGAGGTGCAGATTAGTGTGACTGATCGACATCTCTCAGTCATCCTACACTCCCTCTCTGGTGCAACTTCACCATCCGAGACAGCAGAGGATGTGATGCTGGTTCCTATGGTAGTGTCCCCTCCTGAATCAGTCAAAAAGGCGGCGAGAGAGTCCTCTGATCTTCTGTGTCCTCTTCCTGTAGCAACATTGGAGACTGAGTCTGTTAGTGTGATTTGTCCCCCTCCTTCTCCAGTGACTGTGGAGATCCAACCTTCCATTCTGGCTTCTCCCCTTACTGCTGCAACCGTGGAAACAGAATCCTCCAATCGGATTTGTCCTTCTGTGGTCAGCGTGGAGACTGAATTGGCCAATATGCGATCTTCTTCTGCTGCAAAGACAGTGGAGGCCGACTCTTCTGTTGTGACCTGTCCCCATACTGCAGTGACCGATGACTTTGTGGCCTCTGTTTCTGTGTGCCTCCCTGTTGTGGCACTAGAAGAGACCGGTATCCCTAGTGTGCAGCTCCCAGCTCCCGCGATTGCCTTGACAGAGGAAACTCAGTGCCAGTCTGCTTCACCATGCCTACCCACCCTCACGGCCGCAGGAGAGTCCAGAACCCCCTTCTTGGTCTACCTCCCACTGCCTGCTCCAGAGCTGGCTAAGACCCCTGGTCTGTTGTGCCAACTGGGCCTGGGACCAGAGGAAGCCAAGAGCTTCCCTTTCCTGTGTCTCCCTATTTCTGACATCCCCAGGACCCCAAGTCTTGTGACTGCCAGCCTGGCTCCAGCTCAAACTGCGGctgttgctcctgctgctgctccgGATTTACCAAGGACCAACCTCCCCGGAGTGACAGATATCCCCAGGACCCTGAGTTATGTGGCGGCTGGAGCTCAGGAGCTACCACGGCTCCAGAGCTATACGGCTAACACCGCTGAAGTCCAGGAGCCACCGAGGACCCCCAGCTATCTGGCTAACACCCCTGGAGTTCAGGAAATACCACACAACCCCAGCTATCTGAAAAACTCAGCTGTCTTCCAAGATATGTGTTTTATGTGCCCCTCCGTTACCGCCTCCAATCTGTCCAGGAACAATAGCTTTGTGCACTCTCCGGCTGCCATGGCTCCACAGCAGCCGATTAGGGGCCCGTGTATGATGTCTCTGTACCCCCAGGGAGGGCCTGTGATGGGCCACTGTACCCACTCCCCAGGACAGTGTTCTGCATCTCTGCAGCAGCAGGCTGGCATGGCTCCGCTCAACCACGGACAGCAGACCAACACCAACTTCATGCCCATTTGTTCTCAAGGGCCAA GCCTGTGTAGCTGCCTCAGCAGGACCGGTAGCCACTGGCGCCTCTGCCACCTGACGCGACCCGAGTCCCAGGGCAGGGTGAGCAGCATGATCTGCCCCTACCAGAACTCCCAGACCATGATGCACTGCAACAGCCTGGATCACATGGCCAACATCCCCATGTACCAGGACTGTGGCCACTACTCTAGCAGCTGCCACCTGCTGCCACCGTGCTCCCAGTCGTCCCACAGCAGCCTGCACACCCACCACGTGGCCGAGCCCCATTGCTCTGCTCACAACCTGGGCACCTCCTTCGTCCAGCCCCAGACCTGCTCCTCCGACCCCCTCTTCCACTTCCCCCAGCAGTACCACCTGTTGGCCACCCCCTCCCAGGAGAGGCAGCAGGCCCTGTGCCCTCTCCAGTGCCCACTGCTGCAGCAGCGCCACAGCTCCCTGCTCTTTTGTGGGCACCAGGGGGAGCTGAGCAGGCGGGGCTCCTCCAGCTGTGTCCCTGCCACCAaccagagacagaaccagggaggAATGGAGCAGAAGAACAACATCCCCAGCTGCGTATCGCTTCATAACAAAAGATTAGACACAAGCTCAAACAACAATCAAG GCTGCGTCATGAACTGCAATCCCCAGGGCAACTAA